A single region of the Anaerostipes rhamnosivorans genome encodes:
- a CDS encoding HPr family phosphocarrier protein, translated as MKTYKILLDSIDSVKDFVNLINRFKSEIDLASGRYVVDAKSIMGIFSLELSKPLLVTVYGDEELDEIESALQPFIID; from the coding sequence ATGAAAACCTATAAGATATTATTAGATTCCATAGACAGCGTAAAGGATTTTGTAAACTTAATTAACCGATTCAAATCCGAGATCGACCTGGCATCCGGCCGGTATGTCGTCGATGCCAAATCCATTATGGGTATTTTCAGCTTGGAATTATCCAAACCGCTGCTTGTTACTGTCTACGGTGACGAAGAACTTGACGAGATTGAATCTGCACTACAGCCATTCATCATCGATTAA
- a CDS encoding ATP-binding response regulator — MQSQIFEAFEQLGASSTKSEGTGLGLPISASIVHAMGGQLKVNSQIGKGAEFFFLIRLPLGKDKDQKKEDVSVLPDFQGIRILLAEDNDLNAEIVQELLRMEGAETERVFDGQEAVERFLASEDGWYQIILMDIKMPRKNGYEAAVEIRKSSHANAQSIPIIAMTANSFKEDMEAAFEAGMNGFVPKPVDIQYLNRVLKQNLH, encoded by the coding sequence TTGCAAAGTCAGATATTTGAGGCATTCGAGCAGCTGGGCGCTAGCAGTACAAAAAGTGAAGGCACTGGGCTGGGACTTCCGATCAGTGCAAGTATCGTTCATGCTATGGGAGGCCAGCTGAAAGTAAACAGCCAGATAGGTAAAGGAGCAGAATTTTTCTTTTTAATCCGGCTGCCTTTAGGAAAAGATAAAGATCAGAAAAAGGAAGATGTATCAGTACTTCCGGATTTTCAGGGGATTCGGATCCTTTTGGCGGAAGATAACGATTTAAATGCAGAGATTGTGCAGGAACTTTTGCGAATGGAAGGAGCCGAGACGGAGCGGGTATTCGATGGACAGGAGGCTGTGGAACGGTTTTTGGCGAGTGAAGATGGGTGGTACCAGATCATCCTGATGGACATTAAGATGCCTCGAAAAAACGGTTATGAGGCAGCTGTGGAAATCAGGAAAAGCAGCCATGCTAATGCACAGAGTATCCCGATTATTGCCATGACGGCCAACTCATTTAAGGAGGATATGGAAGCTGCATTTGAAGCCGGAATGAATGGATTTGTGCCAAAACCAGTGGACATTCAATATCTGAACCGTGTACTGAAACAGAATCTTCATTAA
- a CDS encoding transporter substrate-binding domain-containing protein — translation MKKKSRQKLFGRGVVCLAVLLISFLCLGNSLTSAASGKKEKTQSKRVVKVGFLETTGLCEKDEYGNYTGLTVDYLNEIAKYTNWEYEFVPTTGETFMQDMAAGKFEVLGGTYYAKELESLFAYPKYSMGSSRAALLCLKDNNKIKSYELSTLNGKTIGVFDKAEEKIRRLKDYLKINGLNCKLKYYGTKDLSRKGDLYSFLEDKEVDLLMGNELENNKNFRLAASFDAQPYYIVTNTGNKEILDGLNMAMEKILDADPEFGEEHYEKNFKGLKSISSVYLSQEERKYIKKKKTVSVVVVSERHPFYCEVGKEDHHDGIIPDILEKVSEFSGLNYTYMTADTYEEAIELVQNKKADILGCFLDTEKNAKQENFILSSAYIKLNNIVLRNKAVNYPSGGLKAGILAGRSLPDGIKAREVITYTDSKELITALNRGEVDFIYGLASSLEQEMQNHRYANVVPVTGVNNDMGVSFALPSPADIHLLTILNKSINSISEEDKSTILNRNLVSLGSSLSLKDYIYANPIISVGMLSTIVLAVAAGLILVLRSKMRNKLMQSELEKAEAKSRAKSEFLSQMSHEIRTPMNAITGLTDLVRMEEKLPKGVEEKLQKIHASSQYMLALINDILDMSKIENGKMTIETEEFSLAELLDGLHEMMEEQAREKQLDLKFIKEFEHEWVMGDSIRLRQVITNLLSNALRYRSWNCS, via the coding sequence ATGAAGAAAAAATCGAGACAGAAGCTGTTTGGCAGAGGGGTTGTCTGTTTGGCTGTATTGTTGATCAGTTTTCTCTGTCTGGGGAATAGCTTAACTTCAGCTGCCTCCGGGAAAAAAGAAAAAACACAGTCGAAGCGGGTTGTGAAAGTCGGTTTTTTAGAGACGACTGGTCTGTGCGAGAAGGATGAATATGGGAATTATACTGGTCTGACCGTGGATTATCTGAATGAGATTGCCAAATATACAAACTGGGAGTATGAATTTGTTCCTACTACTGGGGAAACCTTTATGCAGGATATGGCAGCTGGAAAGTTTGAAGTGTTGGGCGGTACTTACTATGCAAAAGAACTGGAAAGCTTGTTTGCTTATCCAAAATATAGTATGGGCAGCAGCAGAGCCGCGCTGCTCTGTTTGAAAGACAACAATAAGATCAAGAGTTATGAGTTGAGCACATTAAACGGAAAGACGATCGGAGTCTTCGATAAGGCGGAAGAGAAGATCCGCAGACTGAAAGATTATTTAAAGATTAACGGTCTGAACTGCAAATTAAAATATTACGGCACAAAGGATCTGTCAAGAAAAGGAGACCTCTACAGCTTTTTAGAGGATAAAGAAGTCGATCTGCTGATGGGGAACGAACTGGAGAACAATAAGAATTTCCGGCTTGCAGCTTCCTTTGACGCACAGCCATATTATATTGTAACGAATACAGGCAACAAGGAAATACTAGACGGCCTGAATATGGCTATGGAGAAGATCTTAGATGCTGATCCGGAATTCGGAGAAGAACATTATGAGAAGAACTTCAAAGGGTTAAAATCGATTTCTTCTGTCTACCTCAGCCAGGAAGAAAGGAAGTATATTAAGAAAAAGAAAACAGTGTCTGTGGTGGTTGTGTCAGAACGTCATCCGTTTTACTGCGAAGTGGGAAAAGAAGATCACCATGATGGAATTATTCCGGATATCTTAGAGAAGGTGTCTGAATTTTCAGGACTGAATTATACTTATATGACGGCAGATACTTACGAGGAAGCAATTGAACTTGTTCAAAACAAAAAGGCAGATATTCTAGGATGTTTTTTAGATACGGAGAAGAATGCAAAGCAGGAGAATTTTATATTGTCCAGCGCTTACATTAAACTAAATAATATTGTCTTGAGGAATAAGGCAGTGAATTACCCATCTGGAGGGCTGAAGGCAGGGATACTTGCCGGCAGATCACTTCCGGACGGAATAAAAGCCAGAGAAGTGATCACCTATACTGATTCAAAGGAACTGATCACCGCATTGAACCGCGGTGAGGTGGATTTTATCTATGGACTGGCATCTTCACTGGAACAGGAAATGCAGAATCACCGGTATGCGAACGTGGTACCTGTCACCGGGGTCAACAATGATATGGGGGTTTCTTTCGCATTGCCAAGTCCCGCAGACATTCATCTCCTCACGATCCTCAATAAGTCCATCAACAGTATTTCTGAGGAAGATAAGAGCACCATCCTGAACCGGAATCTGGTATCGCTGGGGTCATCTCTGTCTTTAAAGGACTATATCTATGCAAATCCGATCATTTCGGTAGGTATGCTGAGCACGATCGTACTGGCTGTTGCTGCAGGTCTGATCCTTGTGTTGAGATCAAAGATGAGAAATAAGCTGATGCAGAGTGAGCTGGAAAAAGCTGAGGCGAAAAGCAGGGCAAAAAGTGAATTTCTCTCTCAGATGAGCCATGAGATCAGGACTCCTATGAATGCAATTACCGGCCTTACTGATCTTGTGAGGATGGAGGAAAAACTGCCGAAAGGCGTAGAAGAAAAGTTACAAAAAATTCATGCATCTTCCCAATACATGCTGGCACTGATCAACGATATTCTGGATATGTCAAAAATCGAGAATGGTAAGATGACCATTGAGACAGAAGAATTTTCACTGGCAGAGCTTTTGGATGGTTTACACGAAATGATGGAGGAGCAGGCACGGGAGAAACAGCTGGATCTTAAGTTTATAAAAGAATTTGAGCACGAATGGGTTATGGGAGATTCCATCCGCCTGCGACAAGTCATCACAAATCTTTTATCCAACGCACTTAGATACCGGAGTTGGAATTGCTCCTGA
- a CDS encoding cation-translocating P-type ATPase — translation MKEFYQQTAEEVKKQLNGSMEPLTAAQVTEHQKQYGYNELVEGKKKSVVQIFLEQFKDFLVIILIAAATVSGFLGDMESTAVILVVITVNAILGTVQTVKAEQSLSSLKQLSAPTAKVLRNGVIVQIPSREVTVGDEVLLEAGDSIPADGRILESASLKVDESALTGESLGVEKTSSVIISQVPLGDRINMVYSGSFVTYGRGKFLVTGVGMDTEVGKIAGMLKNTEEKRTPLQVNLDQFGQKLSLLILVFCGILFGISVIRGEDIGDAFMFAVALAVAAIPEALSSIVTIVLSFGTQKMAKEHAIIRKLQAVEGLGSVSIICSDKTGTLTQNKMTVEDYYVGGVRIPAAHIDLKKAAQKQLLDYSMLCNDSTNINGEEIGDPTETALINLGDKLGRKAEGVRCFYPRVAEIPFDSERKLMSTVHDMENGYTMITKGAVDVLLDRMVSIQKGDKAVPITNWDKKQIEACNQEFSKNGLRVLAIAYKTIEKGKRLTPKDENGYTFLGLISMMDPPRRESRSAVAQCIQAGIRPIMITGDHKVTAAAIAKRIGILKDESEACEGAEIDHMSDQELEKFVEGISVYARVSPEHKIRIVQTWQRKGNIVSMTGDGVNDAPALKQADIGVAMGITGSEVSKDASSMVLTDDNFATIVKAVENGRNLYRNIKNAIQFLLSGNFAGILVVLYASIAALPVPFAPVHLLFINLLTDSLPAIALGLEPHTDQVMEEKPRPVNESILTKDFLANIGIEGFVIGVMTMIGFMIGYRDQNAVLASTMAFGTLCTSRLVHGFNCKSNHPVLFTNKFFDNIYLIGAFILGVILMTCVMVIPSLHVLFKVQTLTMQQLFTVYGLALANLPVIQLLKAIRMKIRIL, via the coding sequence ATGAAGGAGTTTTATCAACAAACAGCAGAAGAAGTCAAGAAGCAGCTGAACGGCTCTATGGAGCCCTTGACAGCTGCCCAGGTCACAGAGCATCAAAAGCAGTATGGGTATAATGAGCTTGTTGAGGGAAAAAAGAAAAGTGTCGTACAGATTTTTCTGGAACAGTTTAAAGACTTTCTGGTGATCATCCTGATCGCTGCGGCCACTGTATCCGGTTTTCTGGGAGATATGGAGAGTACTGCGGTCATCCTGGTCGTCATAACGGTCAATGCTATTCTTGGCACAGTACAGACAGTAAAAGCGGAACAGTCTTTAAGCAGCTTAAAACAGCTTTCTGCCCCTACGGCAAAGGTGCTGAGGAATGGGGTGATCGTACAGATCCCGTCCAGAGAAGTTACGGTAGGGGATGAGGTCCTCTTAGAAGCAGGAGATTCCATACCGGCAGATGGCAGGATCCTTGAGTCCGCTAGTCTTAAGGTGGATGAGAGCGCACTGACAGGAGAAAGCCTGGGGGTAGAAAAGACAAGCAGTGTGATCATCAGCCAGGTTCCTTTGGGGGATCGGATCAACATGGTATATTCCGGAAGCTTTGTCACCTACGGAAGAGGTAAGTTCCTTGTGACAGGCGTAGGAATGGATACGGAAGTCGGAAAGATCGCCGGAATGCTGAAAAATACAGAGGAGAAAAGAACTCCGCTGCAGGTTAATCTGGACCAGTTCGGACAGAAGCTGTCCCTTCTGATTCTAGTATTCTGCGGTATATTGTTCGGCATCAGTGTGATCCGGGGCGAGGATATCGGCGATGCCTTTATGTTTGCCGTTGCGTTGGCTGTTGCAGCCATCCCGGAAGCATTGAGTTCCATTGTCACCATCGTACTCTCTTTCGGTACACAGAAGATGGCAAAGGAACATGCCATCATCCGAAAACTTCAGGCAGTGGAGGGGTTGGGAAGTGTATCCATCATCTGTTCTGATAAGACTGGGACACTGACCCAGAATAAGATGACAGTGGAAGATTACTATGTGGGAGGCGTTCGGATTCCGGCGGCCCATATCGACCTGAAAAAGGCAGCTCAAAAGCAGCTTCTGGACTACAGTATGCTCTGCAACGATTCTACCAATATAAACGGGGAAGAGATCGGAGATCCCACCGAGACAGCGCTGATTAATCTTGGGGACAAGCTGGGACGGAAGGCGGAAGGTGTTCGCTGCTTTTATCCAAGAGTGGCAGAGATTCCGTTCGACAGCGAGCGAAAGCTCATGTCTACAGTACATGATATGGAAAATGGCTATACGATGATCACGAAAGGGGCAGTGGATGTACTGCTGGACCGTATGGTATCCATACAAAAAGGTGATAAAGCGGTACCTATCACCAACTGGGATAAAAAACAGATTGAGGCCTGCAACCAGGAATTTTCCAAAAACGGGCTGAGGGTTCTGGCCATTGCTTATAAGACCATAGAAAAGGGAAAGAGGCTGACGCCAAAGGATGAAAATGGATATACCTTCCTGGGGCTGATCTCTATGATGGATCCGCCGAGAAGGGAATCCAGATCAGCGGTGGCCCAGTGTATCCAGGCAGGAATCCGCCCGATCATGATCACTGGGGATCATAAGGTGACGGCAGCGGCCATTGCAAAACGGATCGGCATCCTGAAAGACGAGAGTGAGGCCTGTGAGGGAGCTGAGATCGACCATATGTCTGATCAGGAACTTGAGAAGTTTGTGGAAGGCATCTCTGTATATGCAAGGGTGTCACCGGAACATAAGATTCGGATCGTACAGACGTGGCAGAGAAAAGGAAATATTGTTTCTATGACAGGAGACGGTGTTAACGATGCCCCAGCCTTAAAACAGGCGGATATTGGCGTTGCCATGGGCATCACAGGCAGTGAAGTCTCCAAGGATGCGTCTTCCATGGTGCTGACGGATGATAATTTTGCTACTATTGTAAAGGCAGTGGAAAATGGCCGCAACTTGTATAGAAATATAAAAAATGCGATACAATTTTTGCTTTCCGGTAATTTTGCGGGGATCCTTGTAGTACTCTATGCGTCCATCGCAGCATTGCCTGTTCCGTTTGCGCCGGTACACTTACTGTTTATCAATCTGCTAACGGACAGCCTGCCTGCTATCGCCCTGGGTCTGGAGCCTCATACAGATCAGGTGATGGAAGAGAAGCCGAGGCCGGTTAATGAATCAATCCTGACAAAAGATTTCCTTGCGAACATTGGAATTGAAGGATTTGTGATTGGTGTTATGACAATGATCGGGTTTATGATCGGGTACCGGGACCAGAACGCAGTTCTGGCGAGCACTATGGCATTTGGAACCCTCTGTACCTCCAGGCTGGTGCATGGATTTAACTGTAAATCTAATCATCCTGTGTTATTTACTAATAAGTTTTTTGATAACATATATCTGATCGGGGCTTTTATACTTGGTGTCATTCTTATGACCTGTGTCATGGTAATACCGTCCCTGCACGTATTATTTAAAGTACAGACTCTGACTATGCAGCAGTTATTTACTGTTTATGGATTGGCACTGGCGAACCTTCCGGTGATCCAGCTGCTGAAAGCTATTCGGATGAAGATCCGAATCCTCTAA
- the atpC gene encoding ATP synthase F1 subunit epsilon produces the protein MSMGKTFYLEITASDRRFYNGECEMMIFPAIDGEQGILPNHESMVTAVKAGELRFKVDGEWREAAVGDGFVEIMPEFVVLLADTVEWPEEIDIRRANEAKERAQERLRQKESQREYYHSKAALSRAMARLKVTGKHL, from the coding sequence ATGAGTATGGGAAAGACCTTTTATCTGGAGATTACGGCCAGCGACCGGAGGTTTTATAATGGAGAATGTGAGATGATGATCTTTCCGGCGATCGACGGTGAACAAGGAATCCTGCCCAATCATGAATCCATGGTGACTGCAGTGAAGGCGGGAGAATTAAGGTTTAAAGTCGACGGAGAATGGAGAGAGGCTGCAGTGGGTGACGGATTCGTGGAGATCATGCCCGAGTTCGTGGTTCTCCTGGCCGATACGGTGGAATGGCCGGAGGAAATTGATATCCGGCGGGCCAACGAGGCAAAAGAACGCGCCCAGGAGCGCCTTAGGCAGAAAGAGAGCCAGAGAGAGTATTATCACAGCAAAGCTGCCCTTTCCAGGGCCATGGCAAGGCTTAAGGTGACGGGAAAACATTTATAA
- the atpD gene encoding F0F1 ATP synthase subunit beta, which produces MEKGKIVQVLGPVVDVEFDGGYLPLIKDALTVELDGKELVMEAAQHMGNNIVRCILLASSEGLSKDMEVTATGAGITVPVGRQTLGRMFNVLGQNIDGKEQVEGEEQWVIHRDPPTFEEQSPVVEILETGIKVIDLLAPYAKGGKVGLFGGAGVGKTVLIQELIHNIATEHGGYSIFTGVGERSREGNDLWTEMNESGVIDKTALVFGQMNEPPGARMRVAQTGLTMAEYFRDQEHQNVLLFIDNIFRYVQAGSEVSALLGRMPSAVGYQPTLANEVGELQERITSTKNGSITSVQAVYVPADDLTDPAPATTFAHLDATTVLSRKIVEQGIYPAVDPLESTSRILEAEVVGEEHYEVAMQVQELLQKYKELQDIISILGMEELDEDDKVAVYRARKIQKFLSQPFHVAENFTGMKGKYVPVSETIRGFKAIINGDMDEYPENAFFMVGTIDEVIEKAKSEAAKEA; this is translated from the coding sequence ATGGAAAAGGGAAAAATCGTACAGGTTTTAGGTCCGGTAGTGGATGTGGAATTTGACGGCGGCTATCTTCCGCTGATCAAAGACGCGCTGACAGTAGAACTGGATGGGAAAGAACTTGTCATGGAAGCGGCCCAGCATATGGGAAATAATATTGTCCGCTGCATTTTGCTTGCTTCCAGCGAGGGCTTGTCAAAAGATATGGAAGTGACAGCCACAGGTGCCGGTATCACTGTTCCGGTGGGAAGACAGACTCTTGGCAGAATGTTTAACGTGCTCGGACAGAATATTGATGGAAAAGAGCAGGTTGAAGGAGAGGAGCAGTGGGTTATCCACAGAGATCCTCCTACGTTTGAGGAGCAGAGTCCGGTGGTGGAGATCCTGGAGACAGGCATCAAGGTCATTGACCTGCTGGCGCCTTACGCAAAGGGTGGAAAAGTCGGACTGTTCGGAGGAGCAGGAGTAGGAAAGACAGTTTTGATCCAGGAACTGATCCACAACATTGCCACAGAGCATGGGGGCTATTCGATCTTTACCGGTGTAGGGGAGCGATCCAGGGAAGGAAACGACCTGTGGACCGAGATGAACGAATCCGGTGTTATCGACAAAACGGCATTGGTGTTCGGGCAGATGAATGAACCGCCGGGAGCACGTATGCGGGTGGCACAGACCGGTCTTACCATGGCGGAATATTTCAGAGATCAGGAGCACCAGAACGTGTTGTTGTTTATCGATAATATTTTCCGTTATGTGCAGGCAGGGTCAGAGGTTTCCGCACTGCTGGGCCGTATGCCGTCTGCGGTAGGCTATCAGCCGACGCTGGCCAATGAAGTGGGAGAGCTCCAGGAGAGGATCACATCTACGAAAAACGGTTCTATTACCTCTGTCCAGGCGGTATATGTGCCGGCAGATGACCTGACGGACCCGGCGCCGGCCACAACGTTTGCCCATCTGGATGCCACCACGGTACTCTCCAGAAAGATCGTGGAGCAGGGAATCTATCCTGCGGTAGATCCTCTGGAGTCCACCTCCAGAATCCTGGAAGCCGAAGTGGTGGGAGAAGAACACTATGAAGTTGCCATGCAGGTCCAGGAATTACTTCAGAAATATAAAGAATTGCAGGATATCATCTCAATCCTCGGTATGGAGGAACTGGATGAGGATGACAAGGTGGCGGTATACCGGGCAAGGAAGATCCAGAAATTCCTTTCCCAGCCGTTTCATGTGGCTGAAAACTTTACAGGCATGAAAGGAAAGTATGTGCCGGTCAGTGAGACCATCCGCGGATTTAAAGCCATTATCAATGGTGATATGGACGAATATCCAGAGAATGCGTTTTTTATGGTAGGGACCATTGATGAGGTCATTGAGAAAGCAAAGAGTGAAGCTGCCAAGGAAGCATAG
- the atpG gene encoding ATP synthase F1 subunit gamma yields the protein MANMTEIRSRMKSIQETMKITNAMYLISSTKLRKAREKLDATAPYFELLQSTIKDILFHSPDINHTFFDQRKKIKPEDKKRGYVVMTADKGMAGAYNHNVLKLAEEKLAKGNNNTLFVIGQMGRQYFMRKKVRIDGEFLYTAQDPSMWRARNIAETLVDLYRKENLDEIYIIYTKMITPLKSEPEIIQILPLKRQSFEEMNVELEKYHKIADYSPSPKVVMDHLVPNYVKGLIYGALVESFSSEQNARMMAMQGATDSARDMIKELSLLYNRARQAAITQEITEIVSGAKAFQKK from the coding sequence ATGGCAAATATGACAGAAATCCGTTCCAGAATGAAGAGTATTCAGGAGACCATGAAGATTACCAACGCAATGTATCTGATCTCTTCCACAAAGCTTCGCAAGGCCAGGGAAAAGCTGGATGCCACGGCACCTTACTTTGAGCTTCTCCAGTCCACTATCAAAGATATCCTGTTCCACTCTCCGGACATTAACCATACCTTTTTTGACCAGAGGAAAAAGATTAAGCCGGAGGACAAAAAGAGGGGATATGTGGTTATGACTGCGGATAAGGGAATGGCAGGGGCTTACAACCACAATGTGTTAAAGCTTGCAGAAGAGAAACTTGCAAAGGGGAATAACAATACATTATTTGTCATCGGTCAGATGGGACGGCAGTATTTTATGAGGAAGAAGGTCAGGATTGACGGAGAATTCCTCTATACGGCCCAGGATCCAAGCATGTGGAGGGCCAGGAACATTGCGGAGACACTGGTTGATCTTTACCGCAAGGAGAACCTGGATGAGATTTATATCATCTATACAAAGATGATAACTCCGCTTAAGTCGGAGCCGGAGATCATTCAGATCCTTCCGTTGAAACGGCAGAGTTTTGAGGAAATGAATGTGGAACTGGAGAAATATCACAAGATCGCGGATTATTCTCCATCCCCGAAAGTAGTCATGGACCATCTGGTGCCGAACTATGTAAAGGGCCTCATATACGGAGCGCTTGTAGAGTCATTTTCCAGCGAGCAGAATGCGCGTATGATGGCAATGCAGGGGGCGACGGACAGCGCCAGGGACATGATCAAGGAACTATCTCTTTTGTATAACCGTGCCAGACAGGCGGCAATCACACAGGAGATCACGGAGATCGTAAGCGGCGCAAAAGCGTTTCAGAAGAAATAA
- the atpA gene encoding F0F1 ATP synthase subunit alpha, whose amino-acid sequence MGNINPEGIISVLKSEIEDYENKIQVQEEGTVIQIGDGIATVHGLNHAMYGELVEFENGTRGIVQNLEMKTIGCVLLGSDHGLVEGSKVVRSGKRAGVPVGDGLVGRVVNALGAPIDGNGPIKTDAYLPIEREAAGVIERKSVDVPMETGILAIDAMFPIGRGQRELIIGDRQTGKTSIAVDTILNQKGKDVICVYVAIGQKASTLAKIVSTLKKHDAMDYSIVVSASASDVAPVQYIAPYSGTAMAEYFMDKGKDVLIVYDDLSKHAVAYRAMSLLLQRPPGREAYPGDVFYLHSRLLERSCRMDEAHGGGSITALPIIETLAGDVSAYIPTNVISITDGQIFLESDLFFSGIRPAVNVGLSVSRVGGAAQTKAMKKVSGSLRIDLAQFREMEVFTQFSSDLDPQTKELLDHGNRLVELLKQPLYHPMSLHKQVILLCAANNRLLMDVPVNEIKSFTEDLVMFLEAKYGDLVNEIDEKKVLTDEMAKQIVNAVKEFKK is encoded by the coding sequence TTGGGCAATATAAATCCGGAAGGGATTATCTCAGTTTTAAAAAGTGAGATAGAAGATTATGAAAACAAAATTCAAGTGCAGGAGGAAGGCACAGTCATCCAGATTGGTGACGGTATTGCGACCGTACATGGTTTAAATCATGCGATGTATGGAGAACTGGTGGAGTTTGAGAATGGCACCAGAGGGATCGTACAGAATCTGGAGATGAAGACCATTGGCTGTGTGTTGCTTGGAAGCGACCATGGGCTGGTGGAAGGCTCCAAAGTCGTAAGAAGCGGGAAACGTGCCGGAGTTCCGGTTGGAGACGGTCTGGTCGGACGTGTGGTGAATGCTTTGGGAGCACCGATTGACGGTAACGGGCCGATCAAGACGGATGCCTATCTGCCTATTGAGAGAGAGGCGGCGGGGGTCATTGAGAGAAAATCCGTAGATGTTCCTATGGAGACCGGAATTCTCGCTATTGATGCCATGTTCCCGATCGGCCGCGGCCAGAGGGAACTGATCATTGGAGACCGTCAGACAGGAAAGACATCCATTGCTGTGGACACAATTTTGAATCAGAAGGGCAAAGACGTTATCTGTGTCTATGTCGCCATCGGACAGAAGGCATCCACTCTGGCTAAAATTGTTTCCACACTGAAAAAACACGACGCTATGGATTATTCTATTGTAGTATCCGCTTCAGCCAGCGATGTGGCGCCGGTACAGTATATTGCACCGTATTCCGGCACGGCAATGGCGGAATATTTTATGGATAAGGGAAAAGATGTTCTGATCGTCTATGATGATCTGTCAAAACATGCAGTGGCATACAGAGCAATGTCATTACTTCTCCAGAGGCCGCCTGGAAGGGAGGCCTATCCGGGAGATGTGTTCTATCTGCATTCCAGACTGCTGGAGCGCTCCTGCAGGATGGATGAGGCACACGGGGGCGGATCCATCACTGCGCTGCCGATCATTGAGACTTTGGCAGGCGATGTATCTGCATATATTCCGACAAATGTTATTTCCATAACCGACGGGCAGATTTTCTTGGAAAGTGATTTGTTTTTCTCCGGAATCCGGCCTGCAGTCAATGTAGGTCTTTCTGTTTCCCGTGTGGGCGGGGCAGCTCAGACCAAAGCCATGAAAAAGGTCTCCGGAAGTTTAAGGATTGATCTGGCACAGTTCCGTGAAATGGAAGTTTTCACGCAGTTCAGCTCAGACCTGGATCCTCAGACAAAAGAACTTTTGGACCACGGAAACCGTTTGGTGGAATTATTAAAACAGCCGCTGTACCATCCGATGAGCCTGCATAAACAGGTGATCCTTTTATGTGCGGCAAACAACCGGCTGCTTATGGACGTTCCGGTCAATGAGATCAAGTCCTTTACGGAGGATCTGGTAATGTTCTTGGAAGCTAAATACGGTGACCTGGTCAACGAGATTGATGAGAAAAAAGTTTTGACGGATGAGATGGCAAAGCAGATCGTAAATGCGGTGAAAGAATTTAAAAAGTAG
- the atpH gene encoding ATP synthase F1 subunit delta: protein MNGLTDNYAKVLFDLAIPEEYINETKRLCCECPELVAALASPVVSRKEKHAVIEKVIPGPVQSFLKVVSDNGEADSVYDIFESYDEIVLDKKEVATAVFSYVTKPDEKRLTDIKNMICQKYHKTGVELRLRKDPSLIGGFVLTVGDDVYDRSVKASIAKLQNSLVRG, encoded by the coding sequence ATGAACGGGCTGACGGATAACTATGCAAAGGTATTATTTGACTTGGCAATCCCGGAAGAGTACATCAACGAGACAAAAAGGCTGTGCTGTGAATGCCCCGAACTGGTGGCTGCACTGGCAAGCCCGGTAGTCTCACGAAAAGAAAAGCATGCGGTCATTGAGAAGGTGATTCCGGGACCGGTACAAAGCTTTTTGAAGGTTGTCTCTGACAATGGTGAGGCAGACAGCGTCTATGACATTTTTGAATCCTATGATGAAATAGTTTTAGACAAAAAAGAAGTAGCTACGGCAGTCTTTTCTTATGTCACTAAGCCGGATGAAAAAAGGCTTACGGACATCAAAAACATGATCTGCCAAAAATATCATAAAACAGGCGTAGAACTGCGGCTTAGAAAGGACCCGTCTTTGATCGGCGGTTTCGTCTTGACCGTAGGTGATGATGTATATGACAGAAGTGTAAAAGCTTCCATTGCAAAATTACAAAACAGCCTTGTGCGGGGGTGA